Proteins encoded by one window of Ktedonobacterales bacterium:
- a CDS encoding ABC-F family ATP-binding cassette domain-containing protein → MSLLTVENLTKSFGAEMVFSDVSFRVDANDRIGLVGPNGAGKSTLLDILAGRQEADGGALSGASALRVGYLTQTAGFVPTRTLREEMLQVFANAHAWEQELHTLAARMETPESFENAEEYERLLDRYAELQERFEHAGGYTIGARVDQVLDGLGFTKEQQALPATSLSGGQQTRAALGKLLLQEPDLLLLDEPTNHLDLAALEWLEEYLSGWKGAIIVVAHDRYFLDKVVSRVLELAFGRVEEYKGNYTRYLQQRAERLERRRKEYEEQQEYIARTEEFIRRYKAGQRSKEARGRQTLLNRMERLERPQDFQEMRFRLGKQIESGQMALSTQKLVVGYPETNAADGALRLLMVPDMEVQRGERIGMLGPNGSGKTTLLRTIIGQLAPLEGRVALGHNVLVGYYAQTHDDLNPQSTVLDEIRQATPFSEESARTFLGRFLFSGDDVYKPISALSGGERSRLALAKLTLLGANFLVLDEPTNHLDLPSRQFLEEVLAGYDGTLLFVSHDRYFVDALATRVWMVQDGALINHPGNYTDYRTRKAAAAARAAIQARRQESQAAAAPSQANGRKGQTVSSKGKATRQIGDVEAEISATEQRVAALEEQLSAASLEADVERITTLAEDYEREKARLAALYEEWAGLSE, encoded by the coding sequence TGGTCCGAACGGCGCGGGCAAATCAACCCTGCTGGATATTCTGGCTGGCCGCCAGGAGGCGGATGGCGGCGCGCTTTCCGGCGCGAGCGCGCTGCGCGTGGGCTATCTGACGCAGACGGCAGGCTTTGTGCCAACGCGCACACTGCGCGAAGAGATGCTTCAGGTCTTTGCGAACGCGCATGCCTGGGAGCAGGAGCTGCATACGCTGGCGGCGCGCATGGAGACGCCGGAATCGTTTGAGAATGCTGAGGAGTACGAGCGTCTGCTGGACCGCTATGCTGAGTTGCAAGAGCGGTTTGAGCACGCGGGCGGGTATACGATTGGGGCGCGCGTTGACCAGGTGCTGGATGGCCTGGGCTTTACCAAAGAGCAGCAGGCGCTTCCCGCGACGAGCCTGAGCGGCGGCCAGCAGACGCGCGCGGCGCTGGGCAAGCTGTTGTTGCAGGAGCCGGACCTGCTCTTGCTGGACGAGCCGACAAACCATCTTGATCTGGCTGCGCTGGAATGGCTGGAAGAGTATCTGAGCGGCTGGAAGGGCGCGATCATCGTCGTGGCCCATGATCGCTATTTTCTTGATAAGGTCGTGTCGCGCGTGCTGGAACTGGCATTTGGGCGTGTCGAGGAATATAAGGGCAACTACACGCGCTACTTGCAGCAGCGCGCCGAGCGGCTGGAACGGCGGCGCAAAGAATACGAGGAGCAGCAGGAGTATATCGCCCGCACCGAGGAGTTTATCCGGCGCTATAAAGCTGGGCAGCGCAGCAAAGAGGCGCGTGGCCGCCAGACGCTGTTGAACCGGATGGAGCGGCTGGAGCGCCCGCAAGATTTTCAGGAAATGCGCTTCCGGCTGGGCAAGCAGATTGAAAGCGGGCAGATGGCGCTTTCGACGCAGAAGCTGGTGGTTGGGTATCCAGAGACGAATGCAGCCGATGGCGCCTTGCGTCTGTTGATGGTTCCCGATATGGAAGTGCAGCGCGGCGAGCGCATCGGCATGCTCGGCCCGAACGGCAGCGGCAAGACGACCCTTTTGCGAACGATTATCGGGCAGCTTGCTCCGCTGGAGGGGCGCGTGGCGCTGGGGCATAATGTGCTGGTGGGCTATTACGCGCAGACACATGACGACCTGAATCCCCAGAGTACGGTGCTGGATGAGATTCGCCAGGCAACGCCCTTCAGCGAGGAGAGCGCCCGCACGTTTCTGGGGCGCTTTCTCTTCAGCGGAGATGATGTCTATAAGCCGATCAGCGCGCTCAGCGGCGGCGAACGCAGCCGCCTGGCGCTGGCAAAGCTGACGCTGCTCGGTGCGAATTTCCTGGTGCTGGACGAGCCGACGAACCACCTGGACCTACCCTCGCGCCAGTTCCTCGAAGAAGTGCTGGCCGGGTATGATGGAACGCTGCTCTTCGTTTCGCATGACCGCTATTTTGTGGATGCGCTGGCGACGCGCGTCTGGATGGTGCAGGACGGGGCGCTCATCAACCATCCGGGCAATTATACCGATTATCGGACGCGCAAGGCCGCTGCGGCGGCGCGCGCGGCGATTCAGGCGCGGCGGCAGGAATCGCAAGCCGCAGCGGCCCCGTCGCAGGCAAATGGGAGAAAAGGCCAGACGGTCTCAAGTAAGGGCAAGGCCACGCGCCAGATCGGCGATGTCGAAGCGGAGATCAGCGCGACTGAGCAGCGTGTCGCTGCGCTGGAGGAGCAGCTCTCGGCGGCCAGCCTGGAAGCCGACGTTGAGCGCATCACGACGCTTGCCGAAGATTACGAGCGTGAGAAAGCCAGATTGGCTGCTCTTTATGAGGAGTGGGCAGGCTTGAGCGAGTAG